The Pasteuria penetrans genome segment ACCGAGGATAAACCGAGGTTCCGTGCACGAAGTCGGATCAGCTCATAGTAGTGTGGAAGCTTCTGTAATGGGAGTGGAGCGAAGGGGCTGACTCATCCTGAGGAGGACAGTAAAATGAAACTTTAGTGGGAGATCCGCTGGAGGAGATCACTGGAACCTCGGAGCAACATCCCTATAATCGAAGTATGACCTAAAGGGTCTGAAGATTGGGATGGGATGAGAAGAGCTGGATGATGCGAGAGTATCACGTCCAGTTCTGTGAGGGACTCGGCTGAAATGCCGGGTCTACTCGACGCTGGTGTGGAAACACCCCGGTGGTGAGCGATCTAGGAAAAGGCAGGGCATGACCCTGTCAGGTGGGAATCGGGGAGATCAGCGAAAGCGAACCAGCCGAAGACGCATCGAAAGGTATAGTCCATGTCAAAACCGATGTGGGTCCCGAACGTCGGGATGAACCGTGGGGGATGACCTATCTACCGACAACTTTAGTGGAAATCCACTGGAGGAGATCACTGGAACCTCGGAGCAATATCCCCATAATCGAAGTAGGACCCAAAGGGTCTGAAGATTGGGATGGGATGGGAAGAGCTGGATGATGCGAGAGTATCACGTCCAGTTCTGTGAGGGACTCGGCTGAAATGCCGGGTCTACTCGACAAGATCCCCAAATTTTCAGGTGCACTCCCCCAGAAAGGGGCACCTTTCAACCCTAAGGTACTTACGACCGAAATACTTATACAGACTTCTTTTATACTCATTAATAATATGAATATTTTATAAAAATTTTATTTAATTTACAAAAATATTCTAATGAGTTTGATACCTTTTTTCTGCAGGGGAATCTATTATGCGATTATCCACATCAATAAGCAAAATTTGGGGTGGTACTACTCATAGATGTGGGTGGAGGGTTGTCCGCATCCGTATCCCTCATACTAGGTACTCCTTTATTGCAATGTTTTTTTGGATTCGTTACAATTCGGGGAGGCGTGAGTGAATGTGGTAGTGGGCGGGGTAGGGTCCCCGCGCGTGTTTGGTGAGAATGATAGATCAGATAGGGTGGAAGGGAGGAATTGGGGGCTGTACCGGGTTCGTAGAGCGTTTTGTGATGGCACACGTGTTCTTTTTGTATCGGGGGTGTTGCTAGGCTTGGCTTGAGTGTGTTTCGCGGTCCAAGTTGTCGGATCATCTTTTTTGCATGGGGGGAAATGATTTGAGTAGTGAACATATGCTCACGGAGTTCCATAAGGAGGAACATGCAGTTTGCGACTGTTACAACCAGGGGTTGCTGGATAATATAACTGAATTTTCAAAAAAAAACGACGGAAGTTCCACCCCTAGGGAGGGGCGGGTGACTAAAGTCGTCTATAGGCAAATCCAAAAACTGTGTACGGAGGAACCTTTCCCGCCTAAACTGCGCTGGGTAGGGATGTGCAAGACGGATGGATCCAAAGCCATTCACACCCCTAGTTTCGATGGTTCCCCCCTTTCTGGTGGACAACAAGCAAGGGAAGGGGATGTGAAGAAGGGGGATTTCCCCCCGTTCCCCCCTGTTTTGCCGTTATCCTCCACTCCTACACGATTGGAATTGTCGGATGGGGATATCGGCGGGTTACGAGCCCTGGGAAGGAAAACCGTGTATTCACAACAATATGATCCACAATTGTTGGAGAGTGTTCCCAACCAGAATCGTGATTTTGAATACGTTGTGAAATTAAATACCCCTGAGTTTACCACCCTGTGTCCCCAAACTGGACAGCCAGATTACGCGTCGTTGTGTATTCGCTACATTCCCGATGCCCATTTGGTGGAAAGAAAGTCCCTCAAGCTTTATCTGGTTAGTTTTCGTAATTATGGTGACTTTCATGAGAATTGTGTTGTTGTTATTTTGAAAGATCTTCGTAGATTATTGGATCCCCAGTATATTGAGGTCTGGGGTAATTTCCTGCCGAGGGATGGGGTTAGCATTGATCCCTATGCGAACTTTGGTCGTCCGGGAACTGCATGGGCGGATATGGCCAAGGCGCGCTTAGCAGGGCAGGATTTGTGGCCCGAGGGGATAGATAATCGTTGAGTGTGGATGCGTTATGTGAGATTGAGAAAATGAGGAATCTTTCGGTTGGTATATGCATAGTATTAAGAACAGTGACACGCTTGTTATCGTGACCTGTCGGGTAAAAATAGAGCTAGCTTGGGTGGAATTTCGTTTGAAAACAGGTATTTCATCATTGCGACGCGATAGCGTGTTCCTGATGAGCAGGGGGCGGCGCTTTCTTCGATGGGATGGGCAAGTGGGGAGAATCATGACGAGAGATGGGTATGAATTGTTCCTTTCTGTAGGGAGTAGGGCAGTTTGTTTGAACCCAAGTGAATAGGGAATCACGGTGAAATTTTTGTGTAAACGCAGGTGGATCTTCCTTTTAGTTGCCATGAAGGGGGCACTTGTGCTAGCATAAGGGTCGCGTTGTCGCTTCAGTTCATCGACCCTGTGGTGGATCCATCGTAATGGGGATCGGGTAAGGGTTTTTCCCATGATTTTTCAACAGAGAAAATATTCAGAAAATTAATAATAATAGTCATAGTGACATTTCTCTCCCCAGGTTCAATTGGGATGTTCTATGGTATTCCCCTAGAAACGAAAAAAACGAATGCGCATGGGTGACGATGACGACATAGATTTAGACCAGGGAAATGATCGTACATGGGAATCTGTAGGCCCAAGAGGGGGATACCTCCTGGGGGTGTGGGGGTAAGTGCAGCTCATTATGGTGTAAGGAATCCTAGGTTGGTTGTACGCTCTGTTTTGATTAGGGGGACATACCCGTTGAGGATGGCCCTTATATGCAGTGAAAATCATTTATCATGTTAAGGAGTCGACAAAATTGAAATTGAAACAAATTACTACTGCTTTACTTTTGACGACAGCTTTGGCATTTCCAACATCCCTTGATGTTGGTATTAGGGCACAGGGGAATGATAGTAAGGATACGATCAATTCCAGTTCTGGCGGGGGTCCCGTTTCTGCCCCCGGTAGCGTGGATTCTTCTGACAAGTCCTCCGGTTCTGCTCCCCGTAGCGACGAAGGTTCTGGCAAATCTCCTAATTCTGCTTCCCATAGCGGAGGTTCCGACAAATCCTCTGGTTCTGCCCCCGGCAGTGCAGATTCTGGTCAATCTTCCGGTTCGGGTGGTTTTCCAGGGGATCCTTCTAATAGTTCGTCTGGCGATTTGGACTCAAATCGTGCATCTTCCCGTGCTGATGTTAGAGTACAGCCCGGTTCCTCAGGGCAGGCGTCTGCACAGGCTTCTGTTGGTGGTTCACAGGCTTCGGCAGTTGATGTTTCGCAGCTTAGGATCCAGCAGTCATCAGGTGGGAAGTTTTCCTTTTCTTCCTTGCCCGGGTTGAAGCTGAATGAGGTTCGTCTTGAGTTGTTGGATTCCCAAGGTAGTGTGGTGGATGTTTGTTCGCAGGTCATCAGTCAAAATGCGGCTCAGGCCTGTAATAGTGGTGCGGCGGATGGCAGTTATGCTGCTAAGATTACCGTATCAGCTAATAAATCGGCAGAATCATCCGTTCGGGTGGTATACAGTTCTTCCAGTAGTTCAGTTGTTGTTAAAGATGGCAAGGCCTCCCTTGTTGGTAGGGAAGTAGTAGCCAGGAAATCAGCGGGTTCTAAAGTATCTGGGGCCAGCGGTAGCTCCTCCTCGCAGTCGAAGGAATCTAGCTCCAGTTCTTCGAGTAAATCTTCTTCTTCCAAATCCTCAGGCAAATCCTCTTCCGCCCTCCCGGATACGGGTAATGACTATGTTTCAAGCATCCTTTTGGGAGGGGCTGTGGGAATGGTGGGTTTGACAGCGCTCTTCTTTTTGAGAGGGCGTAGGATGACGAACGTGGGTCGTATTAGAAGGTGATCTTCTTGCTTACAGGTCATTTTGGTGAAAGGGAAGGCCTGCGGTATATCCGCAGGCTTTTTACATAAGTGTCAGCAGAGGGGGTCTTGTTTTGTGGGTTCGTTGGGGGTTCATGGATACCTGATGGAGGATTTTTAGGAAAAAATGTGCACTATCATTTGCCATGGCGGCCGGGTTGTGTTAGGATGGGTCCGTTAGGTGTGATGGTCGATCTGGTTTCCTCGAGCGCCCTTATGGATGGAGGTCTTGGGAAGGTAAGGACCTCTTCGGAAAGCAGGGAAGGGTTTTCCTTTGATTAAAATTATGCAAATATTCAGAAAAGAGGTTGAATGAATGAGGCGACTTATTTTCAATCTGGGTGTGATGTCTTTGGCTAGTACAATTTCATTTGCCCCTAATCAAGGACTGGCTGCACCCCAGGCAGGTGGAGATCATAACAGTCTGGCTGCTTTAGGCAAGTCCCCCGGTGGTAGTCGTAGTGATTCCCCTATTCCTGCTATTTCTGCATCGGGTTCATTGGGCAATGTGAGTGGGAAGGGGGAGGCGGTTTCCGTCTCCATCAATGGTGATAAGGTTAGTTTTACGGGGGATATAGGGAGCGAGGAAATAAAGGTTTCCCTTAGATTTCTTATGGATGGTAAGTCTTTGTGTGAGGACAAGCACGTGGTAAAAAGGGGCTCTTTCCGTACGGAGCTCAAGGAGTGCAAATTGTCCCTAAAGAGCCAGCAAAACAAGACCTTAGATGCTGAGGTTAGGTTTGATGGTCAGGTGGTTGCTAAAGGACCTGTCAAGGTAGATTCCCAAGGGAAGGTGAATCACAAGTTTGAAGCGAGGGTGGCAAGGGATTCCCAGGATGGTTCTGATCAGGATGGGAGTAGAGGGAGAGTAGAATCCCCTCTTGTTTCCAAGAAATCATCGGGTAGTGACCCGGACGAGTACAAGGGGAGATCTGTTGCTGCTTCGGCCAAGAAATACCCAGGTTCTACTAAATTACCGGTGACAGGTACGGACTATCGTGGCGATCTGATGGGCGGGGCGGCCCTAGCAGCGTTGGGTACGTCTGCCCTCTTAGTCCTATACTTAGTACGACGCCGACGTAGCGCAAAGTAATCTAAAAGTTTAGGTCAGTATGAATAAGACCGCGGGGGATTTGCGCGCGGTCCCTTCGACCCGTGCTATTTTTTCATGGACGGGGGTGCTTCTCCCATTTATGTATGGGGGGGTCAATGATTTTTTCCATGATGTATTATAGGGACCCCGATCGCGGCTGCAGCAGGCATGGCAGGCGATCGGGTTTGTTCCGTGTGGTAGTTTTTCTATCGCTTGAGGGCTTTGCGGCGTAATCTGCGGGAGTAAAGAGCAGCAGCGCCGGCAAGGGTAGACACGGCCAAACCTGCTGCGATGGCTTCTGGGTAATGGGTTGCTGTCGAGGGGAGCGCCTTTTTACCCCTTTTTTTGCCCTTTCCATGTGGTTTTCCCTCGGGTCCGCCGGGTTCTCCACCGGGTCCACCGGGTCCGCCGGGTTCTCCACCGGGTCCACCAGGTCCACCGGGTCCGCCGGGTCCACCGGGTTCCCCGCCAAGGGGTCCACCGGGTCCACCAGGTCCACCTTTAGGTCCTTTTTTTCCAAGCGGTCCTCCTGGTGGTTCCCCGCCAGGGGGTCCACCGGGTCCACCAGGTCCGCCGGGTCCACCGGCCTCAGGTGGTTCTCCCCCAGAAGAGGGTATGACACTACTCTTCATATCGGTGGTAGTAGACATGGATGGATCCGCTGCACCGACGGAGGGGCAGCATAGGCTGGCTACGGTACAGCCCAGAAAGGCAGTAAGGCAAAGTGGTGTCAGTTGTTTCATAATGGATGAAAACCCCTCTCCATGTTGTACGGATAGGTGTAAAGTAGCGATGAGTTGCACCTCCGACGTTCCTATGGTTCCGCAAATCCTTGTTTTCTTATGCGTTTTTCCAGAGGATTTTGTTGTCGGGGAGACTAAATAGCGGATGTATAACCAGTATGCCCAGTATATCCCCGGGAAGGGTTCATTCATCCCAACGGATATTTTAGGGGTTTACCTTTGGTTACGCTTCTTGCGGAGGATACGCATGCCAACCAGTATCGCGGCCGCCACAATGAGAGCAATGACAGCGTATTTAATGTAATTACCATATTCGGTAGCTGTATGGGGGGGAGGTAGTATCTCAGCGGCCTCTAGGGCGGAAGCCCATGGAGTAGGTGTTAGAAGGTAGCAGCCTATCAATGTAGAAATCATACATGTATTAAAAAGTAATTGTGAAAATCGCATGGTTTGCACCCCTTTTGGATTAGTAATTTAGAAAAATCTACATTCATTTTTCAAAGTAGTGAGGGATAATTTTGGGCAAGCAGGATCTACGATTTTGCGTATATGCCACCTTAGTGTTACCTTGCTGATCCCCTGTACTTATACCCGGGGGAAGAAATGATTGGGATCATCTATACCAATCTGGATCGTTACGGTTGATACAGATCGGAGGGTGGGCTGGCTGGGAATGGGGTCTTTGGTATAGCATGGGGTCTTATCACAGGATCGTGGGGGGATTTCGATAATAGGATGACAGAATTGCCCCATTTTGTCCATTTCTTTCAGTGAGTTATTTTCTTTATATTAGGGCGATGCTTTTACGTATGACAAGGGGGAAATGGGGGCTTGACGGTGGGTAATCAGTCGATTACAATGGATCCCGGTAGGGTCATGGGGGGCATTAGCTCAGTTGGGAGAGCGCTACGCTGGCAGCGTAGAGGTCAGCGGTTCGAGCCCGCTATGCTCCATTGAGGTGTTCCTGTTTACCGACGAGTTGATGTAGGATTACCTGAGGTTGCGTGTTGAGGGGGCGCGAGTAGCCCTCCATTTTGGTTTGTAAGGGTTGCTGTCCAAAAACTGTGTTTATGGATACTGGTATTGGTGTTGTATTGGCTTTCTTGGCCCAACTTTGAACCCGGAATATCCTCGGGCGGTTCTTTTCTAATTCTGGATTGTAAGGATGAATTAGGTGGGGGACCGCTTTCCCTCCATAATGGATAGGCTCCTGCAGATTCGGGAGCCTCACTAGGAACTTTTGACCCGACACCCGGGGGCGTCCAAAGGTTAAATTCTCCCAGGAGGTCGCTACTGTTCCGCAGGGAAAAGACCGGAAGATAAAGATGATAGATGGAATCTTTGAGGGTATGCTTTGTACTCTGATAACGTGGTAACGGGTATGGTGAAAATTCGCATCTTGTCCTAGGAATCTCTAGATGTAATTCCCTAAACAGTGTGTTGTATCCGTGATGAAGGCCCCATTCCCCTCATTCTGGGGATTTTCCTGCCAGTGGAGGGTTTTATCCACATGCATGCGCGGGTTGCATATGTTTTCGACAACAAATTTCCAATTTTTTGGGCAGGTTATGGGGTCTATCTTCGGAGTCCATGCGTTTTTCAGCAATCCAATCAGCGTCCGTACCAAAATACTACTATAAGTCGTGATAGAAAATAAGACTGGTAATGTCCTTCAGGGAAGGGGAATCTTTTGCTTTTTCCTTGTTGTTCGATGGACAACACAGTGATAGCAGTTCCTCGATCAGACGCCTAGATTTCCCCCGCCCCTTGGGACCCCCTTAACGTAATTCCTTTCTTGAGATCATCGAAGAAATGTTGGGAACATAAGGTTTGATCCCGAATCTTTGGATTGTGCAATTTTTGATATCCATCCCTTTCGAATGGTGCATCTCTCGGATCCTTATCTTTTCTGTTATGCGAAGTTATGGATGGAAAATCATCGGTCGATGGATCGTGTTTCGTTTCCTCATTCCTTGCTTGCGGATCATTCTCTGTTACGGTTTTGTATCCTCGGGAGGGAGAGGACGGAGGACGGATCCGTACTATAGGATTTCCCAATCTCACCGGCTCCCGCAGCCTATTTTGTACTCTCATTTCCCGCTGTCATTGCCGTTGTTTCGTGGACCAGGGCCAGTTTTTCGTTTGTTATTGCCGTTTGTCGGTGTCGGTTGGCTAGGGCCAGCTTTTTGTTTGCCATTGTTATTATGGTCCTATCGGTTAGAACCGATTTATCATCTATCAAGACATTATGGCTATGGTAGGTTGCTCATGGTTTTCCTCCCCTGGGTTTATTTTTTTTTGCTGATCAACATTCTACCATAGATAGGGGGCGTGAGTCATATCCCTTTTTTACATAATAACGACAACCTTCATTCCTGATAGTGTGATAGCGTCTTATTTGTTGATCGGATCGCTTTGTTCATGGTGATGGAACAGGGTTTCGTCATGTCCGTAATGTTGACAACATTACGTATTTTTTTGTTGTTTTTGTGCTTCCCATAAACAGAAATGGATCTTATGCAGTGGAATACACAATGTTCGTTTCCCGCGCAAGGAGCCTAGTAAAAATTTCGTGAAAATTCATATGAAATAAGGTTCATCACCCAAAGATACGAAACAGGGGCAGTGTCATAATAAAATGTTATTATGTTATCAATTGCTTTACCCAAGGGTGAGACTAGATTCATAGATGGGGCATTCCCCACAAGAAATTGCATGGTCCCCTATTTTCGCTGCTGGAGGTAGCATTGCCGTTAATGAGAAAATTTACCTATAAAAATTCTCATATTTATTTTATTTTCCAACCAATGCCTACACATGGTTGAGTTTGTTCCTGTAGTAGGTACATCCTCATCGTTGGGTTTTCATAACGGATTCCATTTCCCACAGGCCAAGAATGCCGTGTTTTATTTTTCATTCCTTGTCTGATTCTGTTTTCACCAATTTTTGTCCCCAGGTTTCCCGAATCTCCGAGTAGGTGGGGTCTTCCTTAAGAGTGGAGTATTAGTCCTGTAGGGGGTCAAAAAAAGATTCCTCGATGCATTCAAGCAACTATTCTATCGTGGAATGAGACGTTAGGAAGGGGGTAAATTTCTTCTGAAAACTCTGTTCAGGAATTCACTACTCACAACAGGATGCTTTGCCCCCCACTTTCTGAACTGAATCCCCAGACCCGATATTTAGTCGAAATCCTGATTTTTTTAGTGATTCAGGTTCAAGGGGAGACCCTTCCTTTAGTAGGGTAAGCTCTTCAAGGAATCCCCGGGGCAACCCACCCTGGGGATTTTACTCACGCGATCGAACGCAACCCTCTTTACAAAACAGGAATTGTAAGGTAGAATTTGTACGATAGAATATAATATGATTACATTTTTTATTACTATAAGATTTTTAATTATTCATGGAATGTTGTACAGGAAAATTGATAACCTGTTTCCATGTTATGCAAATGTTAAAATTACCCTAAAAATTATTTTCAGAAAATTTACAGAAGAACTTAGAGACAACTGTTGGGGGAACACAGGACAGCATTCGAACAGATGTGTATAGTCTCGGAAGTTCCGAAGATGGGGGAATACCCCCCTTTCAGGGATTCACATTCACAATGGGGTGCCTCCGAACACAGAGTGTTTTTTGGCTCTCTAAATGTATTTTTTCCGGTGTCCTCTTTTCCTTACCCTATACGGGACGGTAATCATAAAATTATCCACCCTTATTTGCTTTTATTGGTTAATATATTTTAAAATACGGAGGTAACATTGAAAATGAATAAAATAAATAAGGGATATGCGTTTTCTATTTTTTTTGTCGTTCCTACATTATGGGGCCTTTCCCATAAATCTGCAGCTTTCTTTCCAGGTAGGCTAGCCGTGCCCGATATCCAAAATCTATCATCCCCACATGGGGATATATTGTTACACAAAGAAAACGATCTCGAACGTGGTAAACCTGGGGAAACAAGGTCTCGTATAAAAAGGAGAAGTCCTAGGCTATCAACAAGTTCGACAGGATCTTCATCGTCCACAACGTACGAATCCGCTATGGATGGTAGTTTTCCTGTGGATGGCAGTTCCCCTATGGATGGTAGTTCCCCTATGGATGGTGATTCTCCTATGGATGGTGGTTCCTCCCCCACGGATGATGTCCCCCACACGAACACAGGAGAAAGGTCCATATCCATTGCTCGTGCAGAGTTGAGGAGAATTTCTAGGGGATCAACAGGTTCGAGCAGTAGTCGTACTGGGGCCAAGAATACAAAGTCCTCATCGTCCACAACGTACGGGTCCGCTATGGAGGATGATGGATCCCTTGTGGATGGTAGTTCCCCTCCCATGGATGGTGTCCTCCACACGAACACAGGGGAAAGTCTCACATCCGTTGCTCATGCAGAGGTATTGAACATGCGCAGAACTTTCGGAACGTGGGATGATTTTTTTGCGCGGAACATATCAGAAGCCCCAAGAACCATGAAAATATGGAAGGAGGTAACCCGTGCAGCAAGGAGGGAGGTACCAGGGAAAGGGAAGGAAGTAGAGGGAACAGCGATGATACTAAGGAGAGCAAAGGAGGAAGTGGAGATAGCAGAAAATAGGGAGATTTATATAAAAAAACTCTCTAAAATAATGGGAGCAGAAGATTCTGATAATTTTAGAATTTATAATTCATTATTAGAATTGGCAAGGAATGATAAAAAAGATGCGTATCTATGGCTTGAGATGGCACTCCGTACGGAATACGAAAAAGCACGGGAGGGAAATGAAAAAAAAGCCGATGTATGGCTTGAAATGGAGCTCCGTGCAGAGAACGAAAGGGCGCACAAGGAGAGAGATTGGGCAGCGTCGATAGGGTTGTTCGATCCTGAGACTACGGAAGCAACGAAGCAGGGACAGGTTGGTATGGCACGAGTGAATGCGAAGAGGAACGAAATAGGATATCGGCAACCAGGTATCTCAGCGACGTTGGGTTTCATGGATGATAGTATTCCACCTAATAGTATCTCCCCCACGAATGAGGATATCTCCCTCGCGAACTCTCAGCAAAATGCTGATGGTACATTCACTGGTCATTCCCTTATGAGGAGAGTGAAGAAAGTTGGGGGGAGGACAATGGGGATTGGGAAAGAAAATCCTGCGGAGTTAGCGCGCAAAATTTTTGGGACAATGGAAGGGAGGCTCGAAACGTTAGGGGAGGCAAGACATAGGGTGGAAGTAGCAAAGGACAGGAGACGCAAAGCAGAGCTTAGAGAGCTCGGGGAGGAAGAGGAGGCAAGGAGGGATGAAGAAAGGGAACGCAAAAGACTTATAGATTTGCATTCTTTGTATTTTGATAGAGATATAAAAATATGGGAAGAGGCGACCCGTGTAGCGAAGGAGAGGATACTAAAGGGGGAGGAGGAAAGGGTAAGGAAAGGAAAAATAGCGGATATATTAGGAAAGGCAGAGGAGGTGGAAATAGCAAAAAATAGAAGGATTTACATGGAAGAGCTCGCTGAAATAGGGGTAGCAGATCTAAGTATGGTGGGAAAGGCACAGAAGGAGGAGGATTATGCGAATTATTTTCTTCGTGTTTCCCTTCGTGAAGTAAACAACAAGGCACGGAGGGAGGGGAAGGAGCAGGCAATCATTGAGTTAGATTACCCCGAAACATACGAATCCGCTACGGATGGTAGATCTCTAATGGAGGGTGGATCTTCAACGGATGACGACAGTTCCCGTATGGATGACGACAGTTCCCGTATGGATGACGACAGTTCCCGTATGGGTGACGACAGTTCCCGTATGGATGATGGTTTCCCCGTAGATGGTATCTCCCCCACAAAAACAGTGGACAACAGGCCCATACCCATTACCCATACAGAATTATTTAATATTAATAAAACTTTTGGAACCTTGAATGATGTTTTCCCCACAGAAATATTAGAACCTTTGAGAATTGAGAGAAACATGAAAATATGGAAAGAGGTGACTCGGGTAGCAAGGAGGGAAGTACCGAAAGATGGGGGGGAAGAAGGGGGAACAACGATGATGTTGAGAAAGGCAAAGGAGGACGTGGAGATAGCGGAAAATAGGAGAACTTATATAGAAAAGCTCACTGAAATGGGGGTAGCAGATTCTAAATTACTGGCATGGTCGGAATATGATAAAAAAAATGCGTATCTATGGCTTGAGATGGTACTTCGTATGGAGTACGAAAGGGCACGGGAGGAGAACGAAAAAAATGCGTATACATGGCTTGAGAAGGCGCTCCGTACGGAATATAGGAGAGCGCAAGAAAAAGAAGATGGGAGGGCGGCGATAGGGATGAAGCCCGCCCCGGGGACTATGGATAGTACCTACCCCACGAATGGGGGTATCCCTCCCACGGCCCCCCAACAGAATACTGAGAATACATTCACCAGTCATTCTTCTACAAAGGCGATTGGGAAAAATTCGATGGGGATTAAGGATGAGATTAAAGCGATCTGGGATCATATAAAAGATGTGCTGTTCATAAGTAAGGGAAAATCGAATACAGGTGTGGGGAAAACAAATCCGGCGGAGTTAGCACGCAAAACTTTTGGGACGGAGAAAGAGCATTCTGAAACATTAAGGGAAGCAACAAATCGTTGGTTGGGAACGGGGTACATAAAACACAGAGAACGTTCTGGGGAGGGGATAGAGGGGGAAAATAGGAACAAGAAGGGGGAGTACGAAAGACGACGATACAAGGAGTTGCGGGATTTGTATTTTGATAGGGAGGGGAAAATATGGGAAGAAGCAACCCGTGTAGCAAGGGAGAGGACACCGAAGGGTGAGGAAGAGAGGAAAGGGTGGATAGGAAGGGTGTTAGAAGAAGCAAAGGAGGTAGAAATAGCGAAAAATAGGAGGATTTACATGGAGGAGCTCGTTGAAATGGGGGTTACACATTTGAGGATGTTAGGCGATGCATGGAGGAGTGAAAATAGTGCGAATGAGAAACTTGATACTGTTCTTCGTGCAATAAACGAGAGGGCGGCACGGAGGGGAGGGGAAGAGCAAGCAGTAATTCTGTTGAAATACCCTGAGAGATCCGCACCATATTACTAAGGGTCGTTCCAATGTTTTTGTACGGAATCCCCGGGACCTAGTACCTGAATAAGGCGAAATTCCATGGTACAACACCGTATAATTAAGGGGTTATGAATAAATGGTGCTGGCGCGGTTAACAAGGTTCACAATTGTTTCTTGAGGTTCCAATAAAAATGGGGAATGATCCTTTGCGGATTCATAAAAATAATTACATATAATTTTAATAAATCATATTATCCATAGCAGTTCGGTTTCCAAATTACGGCCGGGTCATCGATATTTATAATAATATTCTGAAATATATACACAAAACAAGATGTGACCCCTTTCTCCCATGTACATTCGAAACAACTTTTATGTTTCACCTGAAAATTACTGCCAAAG includes the following:
- the queF gene encoding preQ(1) synthase, with the protein product MSDGDIGGLRALGRKTVYSQQYDPQLLESVPNQNRDFEYVVKLNTPEFTTLCPQTGQPDYASLCIRYIPDAHLVERKSLKLYLVSFRNYGDFHENCVVVILKDLRRLLDPQYIEVWGNFLPRDGVSIDPYANFGRPGTAWADMAKARLAGQDLWPEGIDNR
- a CDS encoding LPXTG cell wall anchor domain-containing protein yields the protein MKIIYHVKESTKLKLKQITTALLLTTALAFPTSLDVGIRAQGNDSKDTINSSSGGGPVSAPGSVDSSDKSSGSAPRSDEGSGKSPNSASHSGGSDKSSGSAPGSADSGQSSGSGGFPGDPSNSSSGDLDSNRASSRADVRVQPGSSGQASAQASVGGSQASAVDVSQLRIQQSSGGKFSFSSLPGLKLNEVRLELLDSQGSVVDVCSQVISQNAAQACNSGAADGSYAAKITVSANKSAESSVRVVYSSSSSSVVVKDGKASLVGREVVARKSAGSKVSGASGSSSSQSKESSSSSSSKSSSSKSSGKSSSALPDTGNDYVSSILLGGAVGMVGLTALFFLRGRRMTNVGRIRR